From Methylobacterium radiodurans, a single genomic window includes:
- a CDS encoding DUF2244 domain-containing protein, translated as MARGNLSVHPDGLDPDSVDRPVFSATIRPHQSLSRLGFRIVMTGCCLVSLTVSIWCWRMGFWPVAGFFGLDMLAIYAALKVSFRRGRSFEEVMISQIEVFLARVSHRGERREWRFNPLWTKLTQVEDEEYGLQRLTLVSRREHVAVARDASPEERARVAQGLKAALAQVKKGY; from the coding sequence ATGGCGCGCGGCAACCTCTCAGTCCATCCCGACGGGCTCGACCCGGACAGCGTCGACCGCCCGGTCTTCAGCGCGACGATCCGGCCGCACCAGTCGCTGAGCCGCTTAGGGTTTCGGATCGTGATGACGGGCTGCTGCCTCGTCTCGCTGACCGTATCGATCTGGTGCTGGCGCATGGGCTTCTGGCCGGTCGCCGGGTTCTTCGGCCTCGACATGCTGGCGATCTATGCGGCGCTGAAGGTCAGCTTCCGTCGCGGCCGCTCCTTCGAGGAGGTGATGATCTCGCAGATCGAGGTCTTCCTTGCCCGGGTCAGCCACCGCGGCGAGCGGCGCGAGTGGCGCTTCAACCCGCTCTGGACCAAGCTCACCCAGGTCGAGGACGAGGAGTACGGCCTGCAGCGCCTCACCCTGGTCTCGCGCCGGGAGCACGTCGCGGTCGCCCGCGACGCCTCGCCGGAGGAGCGTGCCCGGGTCGCGCAGGGCCTCAAGGCGGCCTTGGCCCAGGTGAAGAAGGGCTATTGA
- the nth gene encoding endonuclease III, with protein MPPRKTPEANTTSRVPGARKVKAKLTPPPKVLARPGRAKAAGGTLTKPLTAHVEAAPEPVDAVTLAEIFRRLSARTPQPRAELEYLNPFTLLVAVVLSAQATDRSVNLATRPLFAIADTPAAMLALGEERVRDFIRTIGLFNTKARNVIALSRILVEVHGGAVPQSQEELQVLPGVGAKTASVVLNVAFGVPRIAVDTHIFRVSNRIPLVVAPTTDRVQAGLEAIVPEPYRLNAHHWLILFGRYICKARKPDCPVCPINDLCRYPAKTL; from the coding sequence ATGCCGCCCAGAAAGACGCCCGAAGCCAACACAACGTCGCGCGTGCCGGGCGCGCGGAAGGTCAAAGCCAAGCTTACGCCGCCGCCCAAGGTCCTAGCACGTCCCGGGCGGGCGAAGGCCGCCGGGGGAACGCTGACGAAGCCGCTGACCGCGCATGTCGAGGCTGCCCCGGAACCGGTCGATGCCGTGACCCTGGCCGAGATCTTCCGGCGCCTCAGCGCGCGCACGCCACAGCCTCGGGCCGAGCTCGAATACCTGAACCCCTTCACGCTTCTGGTCGCGGTCGTGCTCTCGGCCCAGGCGACCGACCGCAGCGTCAATCTTGCGACCCGGCCGCTCTTCGCCATCGCCGACACGCCTGCGGCGATGCTGGCGCTCGGCGAGGAGCGGGTGCGCGACTTCATCCGCACCATCGGCCTGTTCAACACCAAGGCCAGGAACGTGATCGCGCTCTCGCGCATCCTGGTCGAGGTGCATGGCGGCGCGGTGCCGCAATCGCAGGAAGAGCTGCAAGTGCTGCCGGGCGTCGGCGCCAAGACGGCCAGCGTGGTGCTCAACGTCGCCTTCGGGGTTCCGCGGATCGCGGTCGATACCCATATCTTCCGGGTCTCCAACCGGATCCCGCTGGTGGTCGCGCCGACGACCGACAGGGTGCAGGCCGGCCTGGAGGCGATCGTGCCGGAACCCTACCGGCTCAACGCCCATCACTGGCTGATCCTGTTCGGCCGCTACATCTGCAAGGCGCGCAAGCCCGATTGCCCGGTCTGCCCGATCAACGACCTCTGCCGCTACCCGGCGAAGACGCTCTGA
- the purC gene encoding phosphoribosylaminoimidazolesuccinocarboxamide synthase translates to MDFLKPRYTPMNRRRRIYEGKAKVLYEGPEPGTLIQHFKDDATAFNAKKHEIIDGKGVLNNRISEFVFQHLNDIGVPTHFIRRLNMREQLIREVEIIPLEVVVRNVAAGSLATRLGLEEGTQLPRSIIEFYYKNDQLNDPMVSEEHITAFGWATPQEIDDIMALAIRVNDFLSGLFLGVGIRLVDFKMETGRLWEGDMMRIVVADEISPDSCRLWDIKSSDKLDKDRFRKDLGGLIEAYTEVAKRLGIMAENEKVQMGGPRLVQ, encoded by the coding sequence ATGGACTTCCTCAAACCACGGTACACGCCTATGAACCGCCGCCGTCGCATCTACGAGGGCAAGGCGAAGGTCCTCTACGAGGGTCCGGAGCCCGGCACGCTCATCCAGCACTTCAAGGACGACGCGACCGCCTTCAACGCGAAGAAGCACGAGATCATCGACGGCAAGGGCGTGCTGAACAACCGGATCTCGGAATTCGTCTTCCAGCACCTCAACGACATCGGCGTGCCGACGCACTTCATCCGCCGGCTCAACATGCGCGAGCAGCTGATCCGCGAGGTCGAGATCATCCCGCTCGAGGTGGTGGTGCGCAACGTCGCGGCGGGCTCGCTGGCGACGCGCCTCGGCCTGGAGGAAGGCACCCAGCTGCCGCGCTCGATCATCGAGTTCTACTACAAGAACGACCAGCTCAACGACCCAATGGTGTCGGAGGAGCACATCACGGCCTTCGGCTGGGCGACGCCGCAGGAGATCGACGACATCATGGCGCTGGCGATCCGCGTCAACGACTTCCTGTCGGGCCTCTTCCTCGGCGTCGGCATCCGCCTCGTCGACTTCAAGATGGAGACCGGTCGCCTCTGGGAAGGCGACATGATGCGCATCGTGGTGGCTGACGAGATCTCCCCGGATTCCTGCCGGCTCTGGGACATCAAGTCCTCGGACAAGCTCGACAAGGACCGCTTCCGCAAGGATCTCGGCGGCCTGATCGAGGCCTATACCGAGGTCGCCAAGCGCCTCGGCATCATGGCCGAGAACGAGAAGGTGCAGATGGGCGGCCCCCGCCTCGTTCAGTAG
- a CDS encoding glycosyltransferase, with the protein MRAPPSAEPADVFLRFAEPRPARRLPALAALAQHPGRTLALLWARLTGRRLRARQGLAALVGIDHRLTLPPATLTAFPAAPEPFADPDILLLSAPGHVLKAGAAGAIRVAFADPGLHALYGDTLAQSRPGGPVVPLLRPAFDPDFLAAIDYIGPVVALRRAALGPAGINPRAGAADALFRVAEHFGPSAIGHLPGILALRQPRAAAGEGRGHAAAVRDHLDQTGRAGARIEPAGEGVIRIVYPLPEPRPAASLIVPTRDRLDLLRPCIESLLATDWPDLDLVVLDNDSREPETRAYLDALAAAGRARVLPWPGAFNFAAMNNAAAGIARGRLLVFVNNDVVAGDPAWLAAMARHALRPEIGAVGAKLIDGAGRIQHGGIVLGTGGGLVTHAHRHFPGEAPGYLGTLRVPHRVSAVTAACLMVEAEAFAAVGGFDADTFAVDFNDVDLCLRLNAAGRHTLMVPEAVLHHYEGLSRRRTPEAAARHAREIAAFKKRWGPLLAQDPHYHPGFDPDLSTHARLRPGALQGEPGPARRPLY; encoded by the coding sequence GTGAGGGCGCCCCCCTCCGCCGAGCCAGCCGACGTCTTCCTCCGCTTCGCCGAGCCCCGTCCCGCGCGCCGCCTGCCTGCCCTTGCGGCCCTCGCACAGCATCCGGGCCGCACGCTCGCGCTGCTCTGGGCCCGGCTCACCGGGCGGCGGCTACGCGCCCGGCAGGGGCTCGCCGCCCTCGTCGGCATCGATCATCGCCTCACCCTGCCGCCCGCGACCCTGACCGCCTTCCCCGCCGCGCCGGAGCCGTTCGCCGACCCCGACATCCTGCTGCTGAGCGCGCCCGGCCACGTCCTCAAGGCCGGCGCTGCCGGGGCGATCCGCGTAGCCTTCGCGGATCCCGGCCTGCACGCGCTCTACGGCGACACCCTCGCGCAGAGCCGCCCCGGCGGCCCGGTCGTCCCGCTGCTGCGGCCGGCCTTCGATCCCGATTTCCTGGCGGCCATCGACTACATCGGCCCGGTCGTCGCGCTCCGCCGCGCGGCGCTCGGTCCGGCCGGGATCAATCCGCGGGCGGGCGCTGCCGACGCGCTGTTCCGGGTCGCGGAGCATTTCGGTCCCTCCGCGATCGGCCACCTGCCCGGCATCCTCGCGCTCCGGCAGCCGAGGGCGGCCGCGGGGGAGGGGAGGGGGCACGCGGCGGCCGTCCGGGACCACCTCGACCAGACCGGCCGCGCCGGGGCCCGCATCGAGCCGGCCGGGGAGGGCGTGATCCGGATCGTCTATCCGCTGCCCGAGCCGCGCCCCGCCGCCAGCCTGATCGTGCCGACCCGCGACCGGCTCGATCTGCTCCGCCCCTGCATCGAGAGCCTGCTAGCGACCGACTGGCCCGATCTCGACCTCGTCGTCCTCGACAACGACAGCCGCGAGCCCGAGACGCGCGCCTATCTCGACGCTCTCGCAGCCGCCGGCCGCGCCCGCGTGCTGCCCTGGCCTGGTGCGTTCAACTTCGCCGCCATGAACAACGCCGCCGCAGGGATCGCCCGCGGGCGGCTCCTCGTCTTCGTCAACAACGACGTCGTGGCCGGCGACCCGGCCTGGCTCGCCGCCATGGCCCGCCATGCGCTGCGCCCGGAGATCGGCGCGGTCGGCGCCAAGCTCATCGACGGGGCGGGCCGGATCCAGCACGGCGGCATCGTGCTCGGCACCGGGGGCGGCCTCGTCACCCACGCCCACCGGCACTTTCCGGGCGAGGCGCCGGGCTATCTCGGGACGTTGCGGGTGCCGCACCGGGTCTCGGCGGTCACCGCCGCCTGCCTGATGGTGGAGGCGGAGGCGTTCGCCGCCGTCGGCGGCTTCGATGCGGACACCTTCGCGGTCGATTTCAACGACGTCGACCTCTGCCTGCGCCTGAACGCGGCCGGCCGCCACACTCTGATGGTGCCGGAGGCGGTACTCCACCACTACGAGGGCCTGAGCCGCCGCCGCACGCCGGAGGCCGCCGCCCGCCACGCCCGCGAGATCGCCGCGTTCAAAAAGCGATGGGGGCCGCTGCTGGCGCAGGACCCCCATTACCACCCGGGATTCGACCCGGACCTCTCGACCCATGCCCGCCTGCGACCAGGCGCCCTCCAGGGCGAGCCCGGCCCGGCGCGCCGCCCGCTCTACTGA
- a CDS encoding glycosyltransferase, with amino-acid sequence MAPNEAADAVAGLSDAGRAVPFRLETTDDALFGRRLVLPGGLAGWIVLSYRTDPAAVPQRPLLRALASDGSAQDFVLPGGARAHWLGLIPPATAEIRLAAPPGFHLDRVGRRGDASLLLQALGRRPFRAVAALYERARGDARRYRDTLRGACAVTPLAGYAAWARARAEIAPTSEVSASGAPAAIRVLIAARAGQEAALARTLASLAAQTSAAWTAQVLTVGAAVMPARADPRIAAAPWRADRPLPDLLGVDAALCLLEPGDVLAPDALASLGAHLGPASLVYADEVGADGLPRLKPDWSPDFALAAGYLGRPWLAARERLGRALDAPLGNPADLALRLDIAVAGGVGAVRHLQRVLARTEARLPEGTPRRTALVRHLAEAGSSATVAARDGVPDLLWPLPEPAPLASIVIPSRDRLDLIAQVCRGVLHETAYPAIELIIVDNGSTDPAVLAHYDTLRADPRVTILSDPEPFNFSRLVNRGVAAASGPVVVLLNNDIAVLEPGWLDALVRQACRPDVGAVGAKLVYGDGRLQHAGVVVGLGGRAGHILRRRPGDTPGHLGQMRVAHEVSAVTAACLAVRRDLYAQVGGFDAETFPVDFNDVDFCLRLRREGLRVLWTPAARLAHLESVSRGPSVGAARTRFEAEAARFAERWHAVIRHDPYYHPCLSLTTFGEDLE; translated from the coding sequence GTGGCGCCCAATGAGGCGGCGGACGCCGTCGCCGGTCTGAGCGACGCCGGTCGCGCGGTTCCCTTTCGGCTCGAGACGACGGACGACGCCCTATTCGGCCGGCGCCTCGTCCTGCCCGGCGGCCTCGCCGGCTGGATCGTCCTGAGCTACCGCACCGATCCGGCGGCCGTGCCCCAGCGCCCGCTCCTGCGCGCCCTCGCAAGCGACGGCTCGGCGCAGGATTTCGTGCTGCCCGGCGGGGCGCGGGCGCACTGGCTCGGGCTGATCCCGCCGGCCACCGCCGAGATCCGGCTCGCCGCCCCGCCGGGCTTCCACCTCGACCGGGTCGGCCGGCGCGGGGACGCGAGCCTGCTGCTTCAGGCCCTTGGCCGACGCCCCTTCCGGGCGGTCGCCGCCCTCTACGAGCGCGCGCGGGGCGATGCCCGGCGCTACCGCGACACCCTGCGGGGCGCATGCGCCGTCACGCCGCTCGCCGGCTACGCGGCCTGGGCGCGGGCCCGCGCCGAGATCGCGCCGACCTCCGAGGTCTCGGCCTCCGGGGCGCCGGCCGCCATCCGCGTGCTGATCGCCGCCCGGGCCGGGCAGGAGGCGGCGCTCGCCCGCACGCTGGCGAGCCTCGCGGCCCAGACCAGCGCCGCCTGGACGGCACAGGTCCTCACCGTCGGGGCGGCCGTGATGCCGGCCCGCGCCGATCCCCGCATCGCCGCGGCGCCCTGGCGCGCCGACCGGCCGCTCCCCGACCTCCTCGGGGTGGACGCGGCCCTCTGCCTTCTCGAACCGGGCGACGTCCTCGCGCCGGACGCGCTAGCGAGCCTCGGGGCGCATCTGGGACCCGCGAGCCTCGTCTACGCGGACGAGGTCGGCGCGGACGGGCTACCCCGTCTGAAGCCCGACTGGAGTCCCGACTTCGCGCTCGCCGCCGGCTACCTCGGCCGGCCCTGGCTCGCCGCGCGCGAGCGGCTCGGTCGCGCCCTCGACGCGCCGCTCGGCAATCCCGCCGACCTCGCGCTGCGCCTCGACATCGCGGTCGCGGGCGGTGTGGGGGCCGTCCGGCACCTTCAGCGCGTCCTCGCCCGCACCGAGGCGCGACTGCCCGAGGGGACGCCGCGCCGGACGGCTCTCGTCCGCCACCTCGCGGAGGCCGGCTCGTCCGCGACGGTCGCGGCCCGCGACGGGGTGCCGGACCTGCTCTGGCCGCTGCCGGAGCCGGCGCCGCTCGCCAGCATCGTGATCCCCTCCCGCGACCGGCTCGACCTGATCGCACAGGTCTGCCGCGGCGTGCTCCACGAGACCGCCTATCCGGCGATCGAGCTGATCATCGTGGACAACGGCTCGACCGATCCGGCGGTGCTCGCCCATTACGACACTCTGCGAGCCGACCCGCGCGTGACGATCCTGAGCGATCCGGAGCCGTTCAACTTCTCCCGGCTGGTCAACCGGGGCGTCGCCGCCGCGTCCGGCCCGGTCGTGGTGCTCCTCAACAACGACATCGCGGTGCTGGAACCCGGCTGGCTCGATGCCCTGGTCCGTCAGGCGTGCCGGCCCGATGTCGGCGCGGTCGGCGCCAAGCTCGTCTACGGCGACGGACGGCTCCAGCACGCGGGCGTGGTGGTCGGGCTCGGGGGCCGGGCGGGCCACATCCTGCGCCGCCGCCCGGGCGACACGCCCGGACATCTCGGCCAGATGCGGGTTGCCCACGAGGTCTCGGCGGTGACCGCTGCCTGTCTCGCGGTCCGGCGCGACCTCTACGCGCAGGTCGGCGGCTTCGACGCGGAGACCTTCCCCGTCGATTTCAACGATGTGGATTTCTGCCTGCGCCTGCGCCGCGAGGGCCTGCGCGTCCTCTGGACCCCGGCCGCGCGGCTCGCACACCTGGAATCGGTGAGCCGCGGCCCCTCGGTCGGCGCGGCCCGCACCCGCTTCGAGGCCGAGGCTGCCCGCTTCGCCGAGCGCTGGCACGCGGTGATCCGGCACGATCCGTACTACCATCCCTGCCTGTCGCTCACGACCTTCGGGGAGGATCTGGAGTGA
- a CDS encoding invasion associated locus B family protein yields MVPRRVRLGPVRRLLGALAVAALAGLASSAPARAQGMVRKTFDDWQLRCETPAGAKAEQCALVQYLAAEDRPNLTLVVIVLKTADNRGYLLRVVAPLGVLLPSGLGLKIDQTDIGRAGFVRCLTTGCVAEVVMDEGLIRQFRNGGQATFIVFQTPEEGVGIPLSMKGFGTGFDSLK; encoded by the coding sequence CTGGTGCCACGACGCGTGCGGCTCGGTCCTGTCAGGCGCCTTCTCGGCGCGCTCGCTGTCGCCGCGCTGGCGGGTCTCGCCTCATCCGCCCCGGCGCGGGCGCAGGGCATGGTGCGCAAGACCTTCGACGACTGGCAACTGCGCTGCGAGACGCCCGCCGGCGCCAAGGCGGAGCAATGCGCGCTGGTGCAGTACCTCGCCGCCGAGGACCGGCCGAACCTCACCCTCGTGGTCATCGTGCTCAAGACCGCCGACAACCGCGGCTACCTGCTGCGCGTGGTGGCCCCGCTCGGCGTGCTTCTGCCCTCGGGCCTCGGCCTCAAGATTGATCAGACCGATATCGGCCGCGCCGGCTTCGTGCGCTGCCTCACCACGGGCTGCGTCGCCGAGGTGGTGATGGACGAGGGCCTGATCCGCCAGTTCAGGAACGGCGGCCAGGCGACCTTCATCGTGTTCCAGACGCCCGAGGAGGGCGTGGGCATTCCCCTGTCGATGAAGGGGTTCGGCACCGGCTTCGACAGCCTCAAATAG
- a CDS encoding M48 family metallopeptidase, which translates to MLLALLRRSGPVPDPDHIAIDHEGATFRIVLRRRDTARRLTLRVSAATGEVVMTLPPRTSLATAQRFAAGHGGWIAARLARLPERVSFAEGAAFPLRGVMHAIVRRGDRSGATRIEAGPDGPVVSVSCGEAHVARRVRAFLQAEALSDLKAAIAHHTAQLGQGPARITLRDTRSRWGSCTARGELNFSWRLILAPPLVLDYLVAHEMAHLREMNHSDRFWRLVGELCPNVEAAEAWLKRHGAGLHRYG; encoded by the coding sequence ATGCTTCTCGCCCTGCTGCGGCGGTCCGGGCCGGTGCCCGACCCCGACCACATCGCGATCGATCACGAAGGTGCGACCTTCCGGATCGTCCTGCGCCGCCGCGACACCGCCCGGCGGCTGACGCTGCGCGTCTCGGCGGCGACCGGCGAGGTGGTGATGACCCTGCCGCCCCGCACGAGCCTCGCCACCGCCCAGCGCTTCGCCGCGGGCCACGGCGGCTGGATCGCGGCGCGCCTCGCCCGGCTGCCCGAGCGGGTGAGCTTCGCGGAGGGGGCCGCCTTCCCGCTGCGCGGCGTCATGCACGCGATCGTCCGGCGCGGCGACCGCAGCGGCGCCACCCGCATCGAGGCCGGGCCGGACGGACCGGTCGTCTCGGTTTCCTGCGGCGAGGCGCACGTGGCCCGGCGCGTGCGCGCCTTCCTCCAGGCGGAGGCGCTGAGCGACCTCAAGGCCGCGATCGCGCACCACACCGCGCAGCTCGGCCAGGGGCCGGCCCGGATCACGCTGCGCGACACCCGCAGCCGCTGGGGCTCGTGCACGGCGCGGGGCGAGCTGAACTTCTCCTGGCGCCTGATCCTCGCGCCGCCGCTCGTGCTCGACTACCTCGTGGCGCACGAGATGGCGCATCTGCGCGAGATGAACCATTCCGACCGGTTCTGGAGGCTCGTCGGCGAGCTCTGCCCGAACGTCGAGGCGGCCGAGGCCTGGCTGAAGCGCCACGGGGCCGGCCTGCACCGCTACGGCTGA
- a CDS encoding TadE/TadG family type IV pilus assembly protein: protein MLATFGRCRSGVTAIEFAVAGPVLFIAMLEILQGGVFLYSSAAVERATVAAARAIQVGSLDSTKAGTAANFREKVLCPALMPGMTCGNVVTNLQTANMTGAGYGAFVKPDLSALVAVTMDNNQTSYCPSAPKVYQYLQVFYAMPLFSPLWRSTVGQRWSVNGQTVVFVRSAAAFRNEPYTGSSFTTSC, encoded by the coding sequence ATGCTCGCGACCTTCGGGCGCTGCCGGTCCGGGGTCACGGCGATCGAGTTTGCGGTCGCCGGCCCGGTCCTGTTCATCGCGATGCTGGAGATCCTGCAGGGCGGGGTGTTCCTGTACAGCTCGGCCGCTGTCGAGCGGGCGACCGTCGCGGCGGCCCGGGCCATCCAGGTCGGGAGCCTCGACTCGACTAAGGCCGGCACGGCCGCGAACTTCCGCGAGAAGGTCCTGTGCCCGGCCCTGATGCCGGGCATGACGTGCGGCAACGTCGTCACCAACCTCCAGACTGCCAACATGACCGGGGCAGGCTACGGCGCCTTCGTCAAGCCGGACCTGAGCGCGCTCGTCGCCGTCACGATGGACAACAACCAGACGAGCTACTGCCCGAGCGCGCCGAAGGTCTACCAGTACCTTCAGGTCTTCTACGCGATGCCGCTGTTCAGCCCGCTCTGGCGCAGCACTGTCGGCCAGCGCTGGAGCGTCAACGGCCAGACCGTCGTGTTCGTGCGCTCAGCCGCGGCGTTCCGCAACGAACCCTACACCGGCAGCAGCTTCACCACGAGTTGCTGA
- a CDS encoding TadE/TadG family type IV pilus assembly protein, translating into MISRPLLSTRRTRPKRPGLRAWIGDRRGVAGLEIAFILPILLVLALVGFDLARYTIYVRKAHLAAATMADLLARVDPDPSLSNNAGRITWANLDSVFRTQLVVFPELMEEAQIRNEWVWNTVKSSLSGITFKTQAGCQSNCTYTPYVAWTGGQGRPCATPLTGAATTAQPSPSTLPADIFGPGFLVVADLLFEYRPMFLRSVVGTVTIRRSFYAIPRYVSSIVYDPNAGAGNAWVCTVPA; encoded by the coding sequence ATGATCTCCCGCCCTCTCCTCTCGACACGCCGCACGCGCCCAAAGCGGCCGGGCCTGCGCGCCTGGATCGGCGACAGGCGCGGCGTGGCCGGGCTGGAGATCGCCTTCATCCTGCCGATCCTGCTCGTGCTGGCGCTCGTGGGCTTCGACCTCGCCCGGTACACGATCTACGTGCGCAAGGCGCATCTGGCCGCCGCCACGATGGCCGACCTGCTGGCCCGCGTCGATCCCGATCCGAGCCTCAGCAACAATGCCGGCCGGATCACCTGGGCCAACCTCGACTCGGTGTTCCGGACCCAGCTCGTCGTCTTCCCGGAGCTCATGGAAGAGGCGCAGATCCGCAACGAGTGGGTCTGGAACACCGTGAAGTCATCCTTGTCCGGAATCACCTTCAAGACCCAGGCCGGCTGCCAGAGCAACTGCACCTATACGCCCTACGTGGCCTGGACCGGGGGCCAGGGCCGCCCCTGCGCCACGCCGCTCACCGGAGCCGCGACGACCGCGCAGCCCAGCCCCTCGACGCTGCCCGCGGACATCTTCGGCCCGGGCTTCCTCGTGGTGGCCGACCTGCTGTTCGAGTACCGGCCGATGTTCCTGCGCTCGGTGGTCGGCACCGTGACGATACGGCGCTCCTTCTACGCGATCCCCCGCTACGTCTCCTCCATCGTCTACGACCCGAATGCCGGTGCCGGCAACGCCTGGGTCTGCACCGTTCCTGCCTGA
- a CDS encoding pilus assembly protein TadG-related protein, translated as MLSPRTRPGRLTRALGRLRERIAAAPARRLAGDRHGNVIVIFALSALPLIGSVGAGVEYLRKVNYRARLDDAADAAAMAAITTARDYISSNPSNQADPTADAIARGKARAEAVFRANAASTLGALSVTPTITLARNGQDLTASAGYSTTFPSPFGRLLGNVAASSLNVVGTSTANLSLPTYVDFYLLLDTSGSMGLPTSAAQQVSFAKQNPDMADSKGNNCAFACHFPSFKGYDLSKTYNIELRIATVGKAVAQLIDTAKSKATLDKQYRIGLFPFINDMETAADLTQSLDNLKPYANNLEAYMDVGDSTRPRGSGGTHFERVMPAMNSKIASVGDGSTSAKAKPFVFLVTDGMANTQYYYGKANAYDWTKWTGSYSNLIDPSLCTQMKNRGITISILYIPYLPMAQPFNDNVGYENVRVNSLIPNVPTALQSCASTGFFRTANDATQITTALNAMFEDAIKAARLTQ; from the coding sequence ATGCTGTCTCCGCGCACCCGCCCGGGCCGCCTCACGCGGGCCCTCGGCCGCCTTCGGGAGCGAATCGCGGCCGCGCCCGCCCGCCGCCTCGCCGGCGACCGGCACGGCAATGTGATCGTCATCTTCGCGCTCAGCGCGCTGCCGCTGATCGGCAGCGTCGGGGCGGGCGTCGAGTACCTGCGCAAGGTGAACTACCGCGCCCGCCTCGACGACGCCGCCGACGCGGCGGCCATGGCGGCAATCACCACGGCGCGCGACTACATCTCGTCGAACCCGAGCAACCAGGCCGACCCGACGGCCGACGCGATCGCCCGGGGCAAGGCGCGCGCGGAGGCGGTGTTCCGGGCCAACGCCGCCTCGACGCTGGGCGCCCTCAGCGTGACGCCGACCATCACCCTCGCGCGCAACGGGCAGGACCTGACCGCGTCGGCCGGGTATTCGACCACCTTCCCCTCGCCCTTCGGGCGCCTGCTCGGCAACGTCGCCGCCTCGAGCCTCAACGTGGTCGGAACGTCCACCGCGAACCTGTCGCTGCCGACCTACGTGGATTTCTACCTGCTGCTCGACACGTCCGGCTCGATGGGTCTGCCGACGAGCGCGGCGCAGCAGGTCTCCTTCGCCAAGCAGAATCCCGACATGGCGGACTCGAAGGGGAACAACTGCGCCTTCGCCTGCCACTTCCCGAGCTTCAAGGGCTACGACCTGTCGAAGACCTACAATATCGAGCTGCGCATCGCGACGGTCGGCAAGGCGGTCGCGCAGCTGATCGATACCGCCAAGTCCAAGGCGACGCTCGATAAGCAGTACCGGATCGGTCTCTTCCCGTTCATCAACGACATGGAGACGGCGGCCGACCTGACCCAGTCGCTCGACAACCTCAAGCCCTACGCCAACAATCTCGAAGCCTACATGGATGTCGGCGACTCGACCCGGCCGCGCGGCAGCGGCGGCACGCATTTCGAGCGCGTGATGCCGGCCATGAACAGCAAGATCGCGAGCGTCGGCGACGGCTCCACCTCCGCCAAGGCCAAGCCGTTCGTGTTCCTGGTGACGGACGGCATGGCCAACACGCAGTACTACTATGGCAAAGCCAACGCCTACGATTGGACGAAATGGACCGGCTCGTACTCCAACCTGATCGACCCCAGCCTCTGCACGCAGATGAAGAATCGCGGCATCACGATCTCGATCCTCTACATCCCCTATCTGCCGATGGCGCAGCCGTTCAACGACAATGTCGGCTACGAGAACGTCCGGGTGAACAGCCTCATCCCGAACGTGCCGACGGCCCTTCAGTCCTGCGCGTCGACGGGCTTCTTTCGCACCGCGAATGACGCCACCCAGATCACCACGGCGCTCAACGCAATGTTCGAGGACGCGATCAAGGCGGCACGTCTGACCCAGTAG